A window from Cryptosporangium phraense encodes these proteins:
- the pknB gene encoding Stk1 family PASTA domain-containing Ser/Thr kinase, which translates to MTDARLLGGRYEVGTVLGYGGMAEVHLGRDHRLGRDVAIKVLRSDLARDPGFQARFRREAQNAAALNHPAIVSVYDTGEDMNSRDGVPVPFIVMEYVEGQTLKEVLQAEGRIMPQRALEIVADVCAALDFSHRHGIIHRDIKPGNVMLTPQGAVKVMDFGIARAITSASSQMTATSAVIGTAQYLSPEQARGETVDARSDVYSTGCLLYELLVGEPPFTGDNPVSVAYQHVREDPIPPSHRNPEVSATIDAIVLKAMAKNPAARYQSAGEMRADLLRAAAGRPVAATAGMSGAERTAVLGGAGATRVVPSAAGGGYQTMGGPVGGGAPPPKRRGAAIAVGILAVVALIAVVAFAASKLGGGGGQSVTVDNVVDANISSARTTLEAKGLKVQVKNVESPADKKDRVLEQNPAAGSTAKEGDTVELSVGVGPGQVSVPKLTDLDQDGAEEALKAAGLNINVQEDDNSDEPENSVTKQDPQAGAKVAKGSSVTVYVSKANLVLVPDVRGAPVAEATATLKAKGFQVSVRNQPSDSQPAGTVISQTPSQNSKRSPNSTITITVSSGPSNPSPSDDPGESPGDGNETSEPPDPTESTGTSASPEATPQRGTNSLIR; encoded by the coding sequence ATGACGGACGCCCGCCTGCTTGGCGGCAGGTACGAAGTCGGCACCGTGCTGGGCTACGGCGGTATGGCCGAGGTCCACCTGGGACGTGATCACCGGCTCGGCCGGGACGTCGCGATCAAGGTTCTGCGATCCGACCTGGCCCGGGACCCTGGCTTCCAGGCGAGGTTCCGCCGGGAAGCCCAGAACGCGGCCGCGCTCAACCACCCGGCGATCGTCTCGGTCTACGACACCGGCGAAGACATGAACAGCCGGGACGGCGTCCCGGTGCCGTTCATCGTCATGGAGTACGTCGAGGGCCAGACCCTCAAGGAGGTCCTCCAGGCCGAGGGCCGGATCATGCCCCAGCGGGCGCTGGAGATCGTCGCCGACGTCTGCGCGGCGCTCGACTTCAGCCACCGGCACGGCATCATCCACCGGGACATCAAGCCCGGCAACGTCATGCTGACCCCGCAGGGCGCGGTCAAGGTGATGGACTTCGGTATCGCCAGGGCGATCACCAGCGCGTCCTCGCAGATGACGGCGACGTCCGCGGTGATCGGTACCGCGCAGTACCTGTCTCCCGAGCAGGCCCGCGGTGAGACCGTGGACGCCCGCTCGGACGTCTACTCGACCGGCTGCCTGCTCTACGAGCTGCTGGTCGGCGAGCCGCCGTTCACCGGCGACAACCCGGTGTCGGTGGCCTACCAGCACGTCCGGGAAGACCCGATCCCGCCGAGCCACCGCAACCCCGAGGTCAGCGCGACGATCGACGCGATCGTCCTCAAGGCGATGGCCAAGAACCCGGCGGCCCGGTACCAGAGCGCCGGCGAGATGCGCGCCGACCTGCTGCGGGCGGCGGCCGGACGTCCGGTGGCGGCGACCGCGGGCATGAGCGGGGCCGAGCGCACCGCGGTGCTGGGTGGTGCGGGCGCGACCCGGGTGGTGCCGAGCGCGGCCGGCGGCGGCTACCAGACGATGGGTGGCCCGGTCGGTGGCGGTGCTCCGCCGCCGAAGCGTCGTGGCGCGGCGATCGCGGTCGGCATCCTGGCCGTCGTCGCGCTCATCGCGGTCGTCGCGTTCGCCGCCAGCAAGCTGGGTGGCGGCGGCGGCCAGTCGGTGACCGTCGACAACGTCGTCGACGCGAACATCTCGTCGGCGCGGACCACGCTCGAGGCCAAGGGCCTCAAGGTGCAGGTCAAGAACGTCGAGAGCCCGGCCGACAAGAAAGACCGGGTACTCGAGCAGAACCCGGCCGCGGGCTCGACCGCCAAGGAGGGCGACACGGTCGAACTCTCGGTCGGGGTCGGCCCGGGTCAGGTCTCGGTGCCGAAGCTGACCGACCTCGACCAGGACGGGGCCGAGGAGGCCCTGAAGGCGGCCGGCCTCAACATCAATGTCCAGGAAGACGACAACAGCGACGAGCCCGAGAACTCGGTCACCAAGCAGGACCCGCAGGCCGGTGCGAAGGTCGCCAAGGGCAGCTCGGTGACCGTGTACGTCTCCAAGGCCAACCTGGTGCTGGTGCCCGACGTGCGGGGCGCTCCGGTGGCCGAGGCGACCGCCACGCTGAAGGCGAAGGGCTTCCAGGTCAGCGTCCGGAACCAGCCGTCCGACAGCCAGCCGGCGGGCACGGTCATCAGCCAGACGCCGAGCCAGAACAGCAAGCGGAGCCCGAACTCGACGATCACGATCACCGTGTCGAGCGGCCCGTCGAACCCCAGTCCGTCCGACGACCCGGGCGAGAGCCCGGGCGACGGCAACGAGACCTCGGAGCCGCCGGACCCGACCGAGAGCACCGGGACGTCCGCGTCGCCGGAAGCGACGCCGCAGCGGGGAACCAACTCGCTGATTCGTTGA
- a CDS encoding GntR family transcriptional regulator, with translation MSDFTVDSRSATPVYRQIVEQVRYLVETGALRPGERLPPVRTLADNLGVNRNTVTKAYATMRELGLIETRGASGTIVARLSGPEPASPEVALLDAVRAAVRSGMTPEAVRDAAYAFAQQAVPTVPTVPTVPTVPTVPTVPSVRAVFAECNEERAVAFAKELSDRLHIDVRPGLLSELDTSTADAQLVITTFFHLAEVERWAHTARRDVKTVAVVVAPHIRTLMKVAELPAGARVGVRYSTDHQARQVRDWLAAAGPAEVVVVSDPDPGLAVLVVPSEEPSLGAIAGPDTEVVEFGNVLDEGSIRMVATVLDEL, from the coding sequence ATGAGCGACTTCACGGTCGACTCGAGATCGGCCACCCCGGTGTACCGGCAGATCGTCGAGCAGGTCCGCTATCTCGTCGAGACTGGCGCGCTGCGCCCCGGTGAGCGGCTGCCCCCGGTGCGCACGCTCGCGGACAACCTCGGCGTCAACCGCAACACGGTGACCAAGGCCTACGCCACGATGCGCGAACTCGGGCTGATCGAGACCAGGGGCGCGTCCGGAACGATCGTCGCGAGGCTGTCCGGGCCGGAGCCGGCCTCCCCGGAGGTCGCGCTCCTCGACGCGGTCCGGGCCGCCGTACGCAGCGGCATGACCCCGGAGGCGGTGCGGGACGCGGCGTACGCGTTCGCCCAGCAGGCCGTGCCGACTGTGCCGACTGTGCCGACTGTGCCGACTGTGCCGACTGTGCCGACTGTGCCGTCCGTGCGGGCCGTCTTCGCCGAATGCAACGAGGAACGCGCGGTGGCCTTCGCCAAGGAGCTCTCCGACCGCCTGCACATCGACGTCCGGCCGGGCCTGCTCTCCGAGCTCGACACGTCCACCGCCGACGCCCAGCTGGTCATCACGACGTTCTTCCACCTGGCCGAGGTCGAGCGCTGGGCCCACACCGCGCGGCGGGACGTCAAGACCGTCGCCGTGGTGGTGGCGCCGCACATCCGGACGCTGATGAAGGTCGCCGAGCTGCCCGCGGGCGCCCGGGTGGGCGTCCGGTACTCGACCGACCATCAGGCCCGGCAGGTACGGGATTGGCTGGCCGCGGCCGGTCCGGCGGAGGTCGTCGTCGTGTCCGACCCGGATCCCGGGCTGGCGGTGCTCGTCGTGCCGAGCGAGGAGCCCTCGCTGGGTGCGATCGCCGGACCGGACACCGAGGTGGTGGAGTTCGGCAACGTCCTCGACGAGGGGTCGATCCGGATGGTGGCCACAGTCTTGGATGAACTCTGA
- a CDS encoding DUF881 domain-containing protein produces the protein MALPVVLLAAGVLFATSAETSQGSDLRGGRREQLAELIRRGNSDVGTSERRAADLRRSVDEATRAYTRTDARLKGPQQDVDELTGPAGLGKVRGPSLTVKLDDAPRRPGGVLPVGATADDVVVHQQDVQAVVNALWAGGAEAMTIMGIRVISTSAVRCVGNTLLLHGRTFSPAFVITAIGNVSSMRAALEASPGVSLYRQAARAWNLGYTVGDPQEVTLPAYSGPTGLTHATNPNR, from the coding sequence TTGGCGCTGCCCGTGGTCCTGCTCGCGGCCGGCGTCCTGTTCGCCACCAGTGCGGAGACCTCTCAGGGCTCCGATCTCCGGGGTGGGCGCCGCGAACAGCTCGCGGAGTTGATCCGGCGCGGTAATTCTGATGTCGGCACATCTGAACGCCGAGCGGCTGATCTTCGTCGTTCAGTTGATGAGGCGACACGCGCGTACACGCGAACCGACGCCCGGCTGAAAGGCCCGCAGCAGGACGTCGACGAACTCACCGGGCCGGCAGGGCTCGGGAAAGTCCGCGGACCGTCGCTCACGGTCAAGCTCGACGACGCCCCTCGGCGGCCCGGCGGCGTGTTGCCGGTCGGTGCCACCGCGGACGACGTGGTCGTGCACCAACAGGATGTGCAGGCGGTGGTGAACGCACTATGGGCGGGCGGCGCGGAAGCGATGACCATCATGGGGATCCGCGTGATCTCCACCAGCGCCGTGAGGTGCGTCGGCAATACCCTGCTCCTCCACGGGAGAACGTTCTCCCCGGCGTTCGTGATCACCGCGATTGGCAACGTCTCGTCGATGCGGGCCGCCCTCGAAGCGTCCCCCGGGGTGTCGCTGTACCGCCAGGCCGCGCGCGCGTGGAACCTGGGATATACGGTCGGCGACCCCCAGGAGGTCACGCTCCCGGCGTACTCCGGTCCCACCGGATTGACCCACGCGACGAACCCGAATCGATAG
- a CDS encoding cell division protein CrgA, with protein sequence MPKSRVRKKKVYTAPTDVRPSAATTAKRAKPSPRWVPGVAVGLIVAGIAWLVTYYMTQGEYPVAELSAWNLAIGFGMLVASLGVFTQWR encoded by the coding sequence GTGCCGAAGTCACGCGTACGTAAGAAGAAGGTCTACACAGCGCCGACCGACGTCCGGCCGAGCGCTGCCACCACCGCGAAGAGGGCGAAACCCAGCCCGCGGTGGGTGCCCGGAGTAGCCGTCGGCTTGATCGTCGCCGGGATCGCGTGGCTGGTGACCTACTACATGACCCAGGGCGAATACCCGGTCGCCGAGCTCTCGGCCTGGAACCTGGCCATCGGTTTCGGCATGCTCGTCGCGAGCCTGGGCGTCTTCACTCAGTGGCGGTAG
- a CDS encoding aminodeoxychorismate/anthranilate synthase component II, translated as MRILVVDNYDSFVYNLVQYLGQLGADCVVRRNDAVEPAEVLDGDVDGAPVDGVLLSPGPGAPEDAGVCIPMVEQLAGRLPLFGVCLGHQAIGVAYGATVNRAPELLHGKTSEVHHADAGVLAGLPDPFTATRYHSLAVVEDTIPASFEITGRTPSGVVMAMRHRELAVEGVQFHPESVLTQGGHRMLANWLAICGDQGAVERSAPLVEQVEERRLAAYA; from the coding sequence ATGCGGATCCTGGTCGTCGACAACTACGACTCGTTCGTCTACAACCTGGTGCAGTACCTGGGGCAGCTCGGCGCCGACTGCGTCGTGCGCCGCAACGATGCCGTCGAACCGGCTGAGGTCCTCGACGGCGACGTCGACGGCGCCCCGGTCGACGGCGTGCTGCTCTCACCCGGCCCGGGCGCGCCCGAGGACGCCGGGGTCTGCATCCCGATGGTCGAGCAGCTGGCCGGCCGGCTGCCGCTGTTCGGCGTCTGCCTCGGCCACCAGGCCATCGGCGTCGCCTACGGCGCCACCGTGAACCGCGCTCCGGAGCTTCTGCACGGGAAGACCAGCGAGGTCCACCATGCGGACGCCGGCGTGCTGGCCGGCCTGCCCGACCCGTTCACCGCGACGCGGTACCACTCGCTGGCCGTCGTCGAAGACACGATCCCGGCGTCGTTCGAGATCACCGGGCGCACGCCGTCCGGGGTCGTGATGGCGATGCGGCACCGCGAGCTGGCCGTCGAGGGCGTCCAGTTCCACCCCGAGTCGGTGCTGACCCAGGGCGGTCACCGGATGCTCGCGAACTGGCTGGCGATCTGCGGCGACCAGGGCGCCGTGGAGCGGTCGGCGCCGCTGGTCGAGCAGGTCGAGGAGCGCCGGCTGGCCGCCTACGCCTGA
- a CDS encoding class E sortase produces MEPGIYGRRPPGGHAPGVLRSHRIDPRDEPESIVRRGIRTFGELLITIGLVVLLFAGYEVYGKAYQVNADQDRLNAQFDQQAAAKPAPATAGTTPTKASPPLEGAAVARLYIPKLGKKWVVVQGVTQADIKLAPGHYPDSEMPGQVGNFAVAGHRMPSIFWDLDKLQTGDTIVVETQTDWFVYAVSKNFITKPTNVSVVSANPEQPGQKPTEKLLTLTTCNPKWDNYERMIVWAKQTKTQKTSAGTPAEVQ; encoded by the coding sequence GTGGAACCTGGGATATACGGTCGGCGACCCCCAGGAGGTCACGCTCCCGGCGTACTCCGGTCCCACCGGATTGACCCACGCGACGAACCCGAATCGATAGTCCGCCGCGGTATCCGGACGTTCGGCGAGCTCCTGATCACGATCGGGCTCGTCGTTCTGCTGTTCGCCGGCTACGAGGTCTACGGCAAGGCCTACCAGGTCAACGCCGACCAGGACCGGCTCAACGCCCAGTTCGACCAGCAGGCGGCGGCCAAGCCGGCCCCGGCCACCGCGGGGACGACCCCGACCAAGGCCTCCCCGCCGCTCGAGGGCGCCGCCGTGGCCCGCCTCTACATCCCCAAGCTCGGCAAGAAGTGGGTCGTGGTGCAGGGAGTGACCCAGGCCGACATCAAGCTCGCGCCCGGCCACTACCCGGACAGCGAGATGCCCGGCCAGGTCGGCAACTTCGCGGTGGCCGGCCACCGGATGCCGTCGATCTTCTGGGACCTCGACAAGCTGCAGACCGGCGACACGATCGTCGTCGAGACCCAGACCGACTGGTTCGTCTACGCGGTCAGCAAGAACTTCATCACGAAGCCCACGAACGTCTCGGTGGTGAGCGCGAACCCCGAGCAGCCGGGCCAGAAGCCGACCGAGAAGCTGCTCACGCTCACGACCTGCAACCCGAAGTGGGACAACTACGAGCGGATGATCGTCTGGGCCAAGCAGACCAAGACCCAGAAGACGTCGGCGGGCACCCCGGCGGAGGTGCAGTAG
- a CDS encoding PH domain-containing protein, translating to MTPRQWRVPITVPAAKWAVAAVLLVATVTIARDLTGAVVGLLVAAGLGLSGVRDVVVPVRLQADADGLSVFVGPVGRQRSYPWSAIERIRVDERRRFLGRSTLLEIDVESELYFLGRYELGATPAEVLEDLENAERSRSQSDQDR from the coding sequence ATGACTCCTCGTCAGTGGCGGGTGCCGATCACGGTGCCGGCCGCCAAGTGGGCCGTCGCCGCCGTTCTGCTGGTGGCGACGGTGACGATCGCCCGCGATCTGACCGGCGCGGTCGTCGGCCTGCTGGTGGCGGCCGGGCTCGGCCTGTCCGGCGTCCGTGACGTCGTGGTTCCGGTCCGTCTCCAGGCGGACGCCGACGGCCTGAGCGTCTTCGTCGGGCCAGTCGGTCGGCAGCGGTCGTACCCGTGGAGCGCGATCGAGCGCATCCGGGTGGACGAGCGGCGTCGATTCCTGGGGCGATCGACGCTGCTCGAGATCGACGTCGAGAGCGAGCTGTACTTCCTCGGGCGCTACGAGCTCGGCGCGACTCCGGCCGAGGTGCTCGAGGACCTAGAGAATGCCGAACGCAGCCGTTCGCAGAGCGATCAGGACCGTTAG
- a CDS encoding peptidoglycan D,D-transpeptidase FtsI family protein: MNAPLRRVAIAVLVLFALLFVNLNYVQVVKGDDYRNSDLNERVRISSYERPRGLIMVEDQSIAESVETDGRYKYQRKYPQGELYAHVTGYQSMIYGTSEIESAENEDLSGQSDKLFVRRITDMITGKKSKGANVILTLDKEVQQATANALEGQKGAAISLDPRTGEILSLVSLPTYDPNPFAAHTDKPQKDAWANLNGDKENQPLLNRALRQTYPPGSTFKVIMSTALVEDGLTADSEVDAPNRYTAPQTTKYIENFHGETCGNGVQVTLEFALQESCNTVFAKLGVEKLGAEKIKEKAKEFGFGQKMSIPTDVAASQTGDLPDPPSVAQSSIGQRDVRMTPLQGAMIAAAVANNGKLMTPYLVKKVEAADYTTLSTTRQKTLSTPMTDSTAGEVQKMMRAVVQDGTGKRAQIDGVDVGGKTGTAEDGDERQDHAWFIGYAIVDGQPVAAVAVVLENAGKSSASSAQIAGTIMKSIIEQRANR; this comes from the coding sequence GTGAATGCCCCGCTCCGTCGCGTAGCGATCGCGGTGCTCGTGCTGTTCGCGCTGCTGTTCGTCAACTTGAACTACGTCCAGGTCGTCAAGGGGGACGACTACCGCAACAGCGACCTGAACGAGCGCGTCCGCATTTCCAGCTATGAGCGGCCCCGCGGGCTGATCATGGTCGAAGACCAGTCGATCGCCGAGTCGGTCGAGACCGACGGCCGCTACAAGTACCAGCGGAAGTACCCCCAGGGCGAGCTGTACGCGCACGTCACCGGCTACCAGTCGATGATCTACGGCACCTCGGAGATCGAGTCGGCCGAGAACGAGGACCTCTCCGGGCAGTCCGACAAACTCTTCGTCCGCCGGATCACCGACATGATCACCGGCAAGAAGAGCAAGGGCGCGAACGTCATCCTGACGCTCGACAAGGAAGTCCAGCAGGCGACCGCGAACGCGCTCGAGGGCCAGAAGGGTGCGGCGATCTCGCTCGACCCGCGGACCGGCGAGATCCTGTCGCTGGTCTCGCTCCCGACGTACGACCCGAACCCGTTCGCGGCGCACACCGACAAGCCGCAGAAGGACGCGTGGGCGAACCTCAACGGCGACAAGGAGAACCAGCCGCTGCTCAACCGCGCGCTGCGTCAGACCTATCCGCCGGGCTCGACGTTCAAGGTGATCATGTCGACCGCGCTGGTCGAAGACGGGCTCACGGCCGACTCCGAGGTCGACGCCCCGAACCGGTACACGGCGCCGCAGACCACCAAGTACATCGAGAACTTCCACGGCGAGACCTGCGGCAACGGCGTCCAGGTGACGCTGGAGTTCGCGCTGCAGGAGTCGTGCAACACGGTCTTCGCGAAGCTCGGCGTCGAGAAGCTCGGGGCCGAGAAGATCAAGGAGAAGGCCAAGGAGTTCGGGTTCGGGCAGAAGATGTCGATCCCGACCGACGTGGCCGCCAGCCAGACCGGCGACCTGCCCGACCCGCCGTCGGTGGCCCAGTCGAGCATCGGCCAGCGTGACGTCCGCATGACGCCGCTGCAGGGCGCGATGATCGCCGCGGCGGTGGCGAACAACGGCAAGCTGATGACGCCGTACCTGGTGAAGAAGGTCGAAGCGGCCGACTACACCACGCTCTCCACGACTCGGCAGAAGACGCTCTCGACGCCGATGACCGACTCCACCGCGGGCGAAGTCCAGAAGATGATGCGCGCGGTGGTGCAGGACGGCACCGGCAAGCGGGCCCAGATCGACGGGGTCGATGTCGGTGGCAAGACCGGAACCGCGGAGGACGGCGACGAGCGTCAGGACCACGCCTGGTTCATCGGTTATGCGATCGTCGACGGGCAACCCGTAGCGGCGGTGGCAGTGGTTCTGGAGAACGCCGGCAAGTCGAGCGCGTCCTCCGCGCAGATCGCCGGAACGATCATGAAGTCGATCATCGAGCAGCGAGCGAATCGATGA
- a CDS encoding CPBP family intramembrane glutamic endopeptidase, protein MSVQTEHDTLNRLTPDRQTRPGWPELLVGLVVMAVVAYGVGIALRVTGAAAAMGPVAFGVILAALSGVAGLIAFGAADRLRVRDWSAFGVRRTSRRWILIGLAAGLVALVVANLLSTLILSLFDLPTDTQQSYADAAGGGVVPAILSALFLGVLTPIGEEFLFRGVVATVLLRYGALIGVVGSALIFAAMHGPNIVFVTALVVGLIAAELRRRSGSVWPGVVAHLVNNVIVHGALVVLALTS, encoded by the coding sequence ATGTCCGTGCAGACCGAACACGACACCCTGAACCGCTTGACCCCCGATCGTCAGACCAGGCCCGGCTGGCCCGAGTTGCTAGTCGGCCTGGTCGTCATGGCTGTCGTCGCCTACGGAGTCGGTATCGCGCTCCGGGTGACCGGGGCGGCCGCCGCCATGGGCCCCGTCGCCTTCGGCGTCATCCTGGCCGCGCTGTCCGGCGTGGCCGGGCTGATCGCGTTCGGCGCGGCCGATCGGCTCCGGGTCCGCGACTGGAGCGCCTTCGGCGTACGGCGCACCAGCCGGCGCTGGATCCTCATCGGCCTCGCGGCCGGGCTGGTCGCGCTGGTGGTGGCCAACCTGCTCTCGACGCTCATCCTGAGCCTGTTCGATCTGCCCACCGACACCCAGCAGTCGTACGCGGACGCGGCCGGCGGCGGGGTCGTCCCGGCGATCCTGTCGGCGCTGTTCCTGGGAGTCCTCACGCCGATCGGCGAGGAGTTCCTGTTCCGCGGTGTCGTCGCCACCGTGCTGCTGCGCTACGGCGCGCTGATCGGCGTCGTCGGCAGCGCGTTGATCTTCGCCGCGATGCACGGTCCGAACATCGTCTTCGTCACCGCGCTCGTCGTCGGGCTCATCGCGGCCGAGCTGCGACGTCGCAGTGGATCGGTCTGGCCTGGCGTCGTCGCGCACCTGGTCAACAACGTCATCGTGCACGGTGCGCTGGTGGTGCTGGCCCTGACGTCCTGA
- a CDS encoding FtsW/RodA/SpoVE family cell cycle protein gives MTASAAPRPAGGADPALTSVIGRPDRPLANNSRNTELILLVVSLVVVSGMSLAVQGSVLGEINAGALALPGLLAILFFGAHVAIRFLAPYADPLLLPAVATINGISVVFIRRLDLGRLTPDERIAAGVLGGDGSEALKQYIWAAVAIIGFVALLWIVRDHRTLARFGYIALFTGLVLVLLPAVLPGSLSEINGAKLWIIIPGVGQIQPGEFAKIALLLYFARILVDNRDFLQIVGKFSTLKATPRFLFDAYAPMVSAWLVSLGVLMFEKDLGTSLLYFGLFLVMIYIATNKARWVAIGLVMFMIGAYLAFLVVSRVKLRVEVWLHPFDDPFDKGYQIVQSLLALGSGGLFGAGPGAGSPNLLSLYASTDFVFAAIGEEIGLFGLTALLVLYALIASRGIRAGLDVRDSYGKLLAGGLAFSITLQTFVIVGGVTKLIPLTGLTTPFLAYGGSSLIANWLIIGLLIRISDAGRRPAKVKAPPLQLRDAPTEVVKL, from the coding sequence GTGACGGCTTCGGCCGCTCCGCGCCCAGCCGGCGGCGCCGACCCCGCTCTCACCAGCGTGATCGGTCGGCCGGACCGTCCGCTGGCCAACAATTCGCGTAACACCGAGCTGATCCTGCTGGTCGTTTCCCTGGTCGTCGTGTCCGGGATGTCGCTCGCGGTTCAGGGTTCGGTACTCGGCGAGATCAACGCGGGCGCGCTGGCGCTGCCCGGTCTGCTCGCCATCCTCTTCTTCGGCGCGCACGTCGCGATCCGGTTCCTGGCCCCGTACGCCGACCCGCTGCTGCTGCCCGCGGTGGCGACGATCAACGGCATCAGCGTCGTGTTCATCCGCCGGCTCGACCTGGGCCGCCTGACGCCGGACGAGCGGATCGCCGCCGGTGTGCTCGGTGGCGACGGCAGCGAAGCGCTGAAGCAGTACATCTGGGCCGCGGTCGCGATCATCGGGTTCGTCGCCCTGCTGTGGATCGTCCGCGACCACCGGACGCTGGCCCGGTTCGGGTACATCGCGCTGTTCACCGGTCTCGTGCTGGTACTGCTGCCCGCGGTGCTGCCCGGGTCGTTGAGCGAGATCAACGGCGCCAAGCTGTGGATCATCATCCCGGGCGTCGGCCAGATCCAGCCCGGTGAGTTCGCGAAGATCGCGCTGCTGCTGTATTTCGCCCGCATTCTGGTCGACAACCGCGACTTCCTGCAGATCGTCGGCAAATTCTCGACGCTGAAGGCCACCCCGCGGTTCCTGTTCGACGCGTACGCGCCGATGGTCAGCGCCTGGCTGGTCAGCCTCGGCGTCCTGATGTTCGAGAAGGACCTCGGTACGTCGCTGCTGTACTTCGGGCTGTTCCTGGTGATGATCTACATCGCCACGAACAAGGCCCGCTGGGTGGCGATCGGCCTGGTCATGTTCATGATCGGCGCCTACCTGGCGTTCCTGGTCGTGAGCCGGGTCAAGCTGCGGGTCGAGGTCTGGCTGCACCCGTTCGACGACCCGTTCGACAAGGGCTACCAGATCGTCCAGTCGTTGCTGGCGCTCGGCAGCGGTGGGCTGTTCGGGGCCGGCCCCGGCGCCGGTTCGCCGAACCTGCTGAGCCTCTACGCCAGCACCGACTTCGTGTTCGCGGCGATCGGCGAGGAGATCGGGCTGTTCGGTCTCACCGCTCTGCTCGTGCTGTACGCGCTGATCGCGTCCCGGGGCATCCGGGCCGGCCTGGACGTCCGCGACTCGTACGGCAAGCTGCTCGCCGGTGGGCTCGCGTTCTCGATCACCTTGCAGACGTTCGTCATCGTGGGCGGAGTGACGAAGCTGATCCCGCTGACCGGTCTGACGACCCCGTTCCTCGCGTACGGCGGTTCGTCGCTGATCGCCAACTGGCTGATCATCGGCCTGCTCATCCGGATCTCCGACGCGGGTCGACGTCCGGCCAAGGTGAAGGCGCCGCCGCTGCAGCTGCGCGACGCCCCGACCGAGGTGGTCAAGCTGTGA